Part of the Primulina huaijiensis isolate GDHJ02 chromosome 15, ASM1229523v2, whole genome shotgun sequence genome is shown below.
aaaagggTTGCTGTATTTCTTGTCCGAGTCGAATGGGTTGTTTTCTTGGATGCTTTGGGGATGCGACAGATCAGAAGAACAAGAAACAGAGGACTCGTCGAGCCAGTCCGAAAGGACAGGTGAAGACCCTCTTTTTAGTTCGATTGGAAATTTTTTGAAGAAGAGCAGTGAAGTTCTCAGTTGTTTGTGTTTTATTGGTTTTGTGCTTGTTGATTGTATGCATTGAGATGTTGATTCTTTGAGATATGAACCTAATTGCTTGAACCATGGAAACGAGCTCAAGCGATTAGTTCTGTTCTCTTTTTCGTTAATAGATGTTTTGTTGAAATTCCTAGGGATATTTTGTGTTactttcgaaaaaataaaatgtttttgaGTTTAGTACTTTGGTAATCCAATAACTGGCCCTTCGTCGAGGAATGGGGCTTTGCTATGTTCTTTTATTTGGTGGTTCGAACTGATGTTTCAATTCTcttcttttctttgattttggtttttgcTTTAAAATTTGAGTTTTCTGACTAAATCAGATACTTGCAGAAGAGAAACCAAGCTGAGAACGCTCGACAGAAAAGTACATTAGTGGATCAGAGCATCCTAGAGACACCACCTACCAACTTGGTTTCAGAATTACAGTGAGTCTTCTATTGTTATTTCAATTGTCAAATCTTACTGCTACCTGACCCATTGATTCGTAGGACGAATAaagtttgttttttgttttttgctgTTGAGATCGATATGTTGTTGCCTTTCTTTATTTCTTGTTTGGTGGATCAGAGCATCCTAGAGACAACAGTCACACCACCTACCAACTGGTTTCAGAATTACAATGAGTCTTAATTGTATTTTCAGTTGTTGAATCACACTGCTATCTTACCCATTGATTCGTAGGatgaataaaatttgtttttttgctGTTGAGATTCTTATGTTGTTGCCTTTCTCTGTTTCTTGTTGTGCTTTAATCCTCTTCAGTTATTTCTTTCATTACGTTAGAAATCTTTCGATGGGTGGATGCAGGCAGGGGTTTGAGCTAAAGCTAGTTAGTGATTTGGGGGAaagattatatttttgaaaaattttacaataatttttagCTGTTGTTGATTAATTTGGATTTTGGGTGTAGAAATAAACCAAAGGAAGAGGAGAAATTGAGCCCAAGCCCAAAGAAAAGAGTTACATTTAACTCAAATATCACTACACATGATCATGTTTCAGTCTTTGAGAGCACTGATTCTCTGCCTGAGTGCGATATTAGCGTACGGAGAGAAGAGGAAAAGGATCTTAAAGCTTTGAATCCAGGATCTGAAGATGGTAATTTAATCACCTCGAGTGTTGGATCATACCCTTCAAATCATAGATATCATAACACCATAGATAGTGATGATGAAGCAGAAGACTATGGTGATAGTGAGGACTTAGATGATTTGGATGACTTCGAAGATGAAGAAGGTTTCAATGACCGTGATGAAGATGATGCTGTTAGTGTGATGAATTGTCAAGACGTATGGTCTGAGTCCATTGTGATCTCATCTGCAGAGTCGAGAGTAGAAAATCATTCCACTAATTCGATTCATGAGGAAGTCGAGAGTCATATGTTGGAGACTTGGCAACCTAGTGTGGTCGAAGCGTTTGGAGCAAAAACTAATGCAAGAGATAGAAGAGATTATGTCAATTCTGTTCTGAACCCTGTAGAGAATATTACTCAGTGGAAAGCTTTAAAATCAAAAGGAACATCATGTTTATTGAAGCCACAGAAGGAGAATTTGATATCTTACTCAGAACGTACGCGTAAGCCTATGTCTCCTGGTGTCAGGACAAGATCTGATGAATTGAAGAAATCAAATCAAGAAGTGGCAGTAGATGCGAGTCTATCGAATTGGTTGGTTTCTCCCGAAATCACACCATCCAAGAATAATTTTTCCAGTCAACCTGAATCTTTTGCATCAGGAAACACCATTTTAAAAGGGTCTCATTCTGCGAGGAGCTTCGAAGATAGGCCTATTTTAGGTGCGTTGACAGTTGATGAACTGAAACAGATTTTGGTGTCTTCTACACCGAAGAAAACGTCACCTATTCGAAACCCTGACGAGGTGCCGATTATTGGAAGTGTCGGGACTTACTGGAATCACTCCGATTCGACTAAGAACTTCAGTTCGACCTCGTCATAGAAAGGCATACCCAACACA
Proteins encoded:
- the LOC140958477 gene encoding uncharacterized protein; translation: MGCFLGCFGDATDQKNKKQRTRRASPKGQKRNQAENARQKSTLVDQSILETPPTNLVSELQNKPKEEEKLSPSPKKRVTFNSNITTHDHVSVFESTDSLPECDISVRREEEKDLKALNPGSEDGNLITSSVGSYPSNHRYHNTIDSDDEAEDYGDSEDLDDLDDFEDEEGFNDRDEDDAVSVMNCQDVWSESIVISSAESRVENHSTNSIHEEVESHMLETWQPSVVEAFGAKTNARDRRDYVNSVLNPVENITQWKALKSKGTSCLLKPQKENLISYSERTRKPMSPGVRTRSDELKKSNQEVAVDASLSNWLVSPEITPSKNNFSSQPESFASGNTILKGSHSARSFEDRPILGALTVDELKQILVSSTPKKTSPIRNPDEVPIIGSVGTYWNHSDSTKNFSSTSS